A portion of the Motilibacter rhizosphaerae genome contains these proteins:
- a CDS encoding bifunctional uroporphyrinogen-III C-methyltransferase/uroporphyrinogen-III synthase: MTTRLVPPTDSTAPSGEDRPAQGASLEVKKAKPRVVAGAVALLGAGPGDPGLLTVRAVEAIRAADVVVGDLALHAAVVERYARADAERVDTSEAGLTDTELARVLVRHAKEGRSVVRLFSGDPFLAGHGAEVAAALAKARVAFEVVPGVSSATAVPAYAGVPLTTGKASEVRVADVSGKGVAWDSLGAGSATLVLLGAESRLAEVSERLVAGGRPASTPAAATCNGTTTQQQTVVTTLGQLAVDAQAVVDGCHGQVVVVVGDVVSQRDKLSWFETKALFGWRVLVPRTREQAGALSEQLRTFGAVPEEVPTIAVEPPRTPQQVERAVKGLVTGRYEWIAFTSRNAVKAIREKFEEYGLDARAFSGIKVAAVGEQTAADLRSWGIVPDLVPSGEQSSAGLLAEWPEYDPVLDPIDRVFLPRADIATETLVAGLTQLGWQVEDVTAYRTVRAAPPAAPIRDAIKSGGFDAVLFTSSSTVRNLVGIAGKPHATTVVACIGPATAKTAEEHGLRVDVLAPEPSVAALARALADYGSSLRLAAVEAGEPVLKPSEKRPSARRKAK; this comes from the coding sequence GTGACGACCCGGCTCGTCCCGCCTACCGACAGCACCGCACCGAGCGGCGAGGACCGACCTGCCCAGGGCGCGTCCCTCGAGGTCAAGAAGGCCAAGCCGCGCGTCGTCGCCGGCGCGGTCGCCCTGCTCGGCGCCGGCCCCGGTGACCCGGGCCTGCTCACCGTGCGCGCCGTCGAGGCCATCCGCGCGGCGGACGTCGTCGTGGGCGACCTCGCCCTGCACGCCGCCGTCGTCGAGCGCTACGCACGTGCCGACGCCGAGCGCGTCGACACCTCGGAGGCGGGGCTCACCGACACCGAGCTCGCGCGGGTGCTCGTCCGCCACGCCAAGGAGGGGCGCAGCGTCGTGCGCCTGTTCTCCGGCGACCCGTTCCTCGCCGGCCACGGCGCCGAGGTCGCGGCGGCCCTCGCCAAGGCCCGCGTCGCCTTCGAGGTCGTGCCCGGCGTGTCCAGCGCGACGGCGGTGCCCGCGTACGCCGGTGTGCCGCTCACCACGGGCAAGGCCTCCGAGGTCCGCGTCGCCGACGTCTCCGGCAAGGGCGTGGCCTGGGACTCGCTCGGCGCGGGCTCAGCGACGCTGGTGCTGCTCGGCGCCGAGTCGCGGCTGGCCGAGGTCAGCGAGCGGCTCGTGGCCGGCGGGCGCCCCGCCTCGACCCCCGCCGCGGCGACCTGCAACGGCACCACCACCCAGCAGCAGACCGTCGTCACGACGCTCGGGCAGCTCGCGGTCGACGCGCAGGCCGTCGTCGACGGGTGCCACGGCCAGGTCGTCGTCGTCGTCGGCGACGTCGTGAGCCAGCGCGACAAGCTCTCGTGGTTCGAGACCAAGGCGCTGTTCGGCTGGCGGGTGCTGGTGCCCCGCACTCGCGAGCAGGCCGGCGCGCTGTCCGAGCAGCTGCGGACCTTCGGGGCCGTGCCCGAGGAGGTCCCGACCATCGCGGTCGAGCCCCCGCGCACTCCGCAGCAGGTCGAGCGCGCGGTCAAGGGCCTGGTGACCGGGCGCTACGAGTGGATCGCGTTCACCTCGCGCAACGCGGTGAAGGCGATCCGCGAGAAGTTCGAGGAGTACGGCCTCGACGCCCGCGCCTTCTCCGGCATCAAGGTGGCCGCCGTCGGCGAGCAGACCGCTGCCGACCTGCGCTCGTGGGGCATCGTGCCCGACCTCGTGCCGAGCGGCGAGCAGTCGAGCGCGGGCCTGCTCGCCGAGTGGCCGGAGTACGACCCGGTGCTCGACCCGATCGACCGCGTCTTCCTGCCGCGGGCCGACATCGCGACCGAGACCCTCGTCGCCGGGCTGACCCAGCTCGGCTGGCAGGTCGAGGACGTCACGGCCTACCGCACGGTCCGGGCAGCGCCGCCCGCGGCGCCGATCCGCGACGCGATCAAGTCGGGCGGGTTCGACGCGGTGCTGTTCACCTCGTCCTCGACGGTGCGCAACCTCGTCGGCATCGCGGGCAAGCCGCACGCGACGACGGTCGTGGCCTGCATCGGCCCGGCGACGGCGAAGACCGCGGAGGAGCACGGGCTGCGCGTCGACGTGCTCGCCCCCGAGCCCTCGGTCGCGGCACTGGCCCGCGCGCTGGCGGACTACGGGAGCTCGCTGCGCCTCGCCGCCGTCGAGGCGGGTGAGCCCGTCCTCAAGCCCTCCGAGAAGCGCCCGTCCGCGCGCCGGAAGGCGAAGTAG
- the hemC gene encoding hydroxymethylbilane synthase — MSGGQRALRLGTRRSALALAQSGAVAAALTAATGRPVELVEVTTFGDVSRAALAQIGGTGVFVGALREALVSGQVDLAVHSLKDLPTAPARGVALAAVPEREDPRDALVARDGLTLAELPPGARIGSGSPRRAAQLAALGLGHEVVPIRGNVDTRLRLVTDGELDAVVLARAGLVRLGRADAVTEVLDPLQMLPAPGQGALALECRSDDAETAALCAALESAPTRLAVLAERSVLAALEAGCSAPVGALAEVGEGDDGVDELYLRALVAAPDGHVLRLPVTGPVPDAASAAALGRRLAADLLAAGAADLVPALSSALSPALASREPPAPPAPPLHPGASSTPLPDAPATHLPGMPGPLPGERV; from the coding sequence GTGAGCGGGGGGCAGCGCGCGCTGCGGCTCGGCACCCGGCGCAGCGCCCTCGCCCTGGCGCAGTCCGGTGCCGTCGCGGCGGCGCTCACCGCGGCGACGGGCCGCCCGGTGGAGCTGGTCGAGGTGACGACCTTCGGGGACGTCTCGCGCGCGGCCCTCGCGCAGATCGGCGGCACGGGCGTCTTCGTCGGCGCCCTGCGCGAGGCGCTCGTCAGCGGTCAGGTCGACCTCGCGGTCCACTCGCTCAAGGACCTGCCGACCGCCCCGGCCAGGGGCGTCGCGCTCGCCGCGGTGCCCGAGCGCGAGGACCCGCGCGACGCCCTCGTGGCCCGCGACGGGCTCACGCTCGCCGAGCTGCCCCCGGGCGCGCGCATCGGCAGCGGCTCCCCGCGCCGCGCGGCCCAGCTCGCCGCCCTCGGGCTCGGCCACGAGGTCGTGCCGATCCGCGGCAACGTCGACACGCGGCTCCGCCTCGTCACCGACGGCGAGCTGGACGCGGTGGTGCTCGCTCGGGCCGGCCTCGTGCGGCTCGGCCGCGCGGACGCCGTCACCGAGGTGCTCGACCCGCTCCAGATGCTGCCCGCGCCCGGCCAGGGCGCGCTCGCGCTGGAGTGCCGCAGCGACGACGCGGAGACGGCCGCGCTGTGCGCCGCGCTGGAGTCGGCACCGACCCGGCTCGCCGTCCTCGCGGAGCGCAGCGTGCTGGCCGCGCTCGAGGCCGGCTGCTCGGCCCCCGTGGGAGCGCTCGCCGAGGTCGGCGAGGGCGACGACGGCGTCGACGAGCTCTACCTGCGCGCGCTGGTCGCCGCCCCCGACGGCCACGTGCTGCGCCTGCCCGTCACCGGGCCGGTGCCCGACGCCGCGTCGGCCGCCGCGCTCGGCCGGCGGCTCGCCGCCGACCTGCTCGCGGCCGGTGCCGCCGACCTCGTGCCCGCCCTCTCGTCCGCGCTGTCCCCGGCGCTCGCCAGCCGCGAGCCCCCTGCTCCTCCCGCCCCTCCGCTCCACCCCGGTGCGTCATCGACGCCGCTGCCGGACGCGCCTGCCACCCACCTGCCCGGGATGCCCGGGCCCCTACCTGGGGAGCGTGTCTGA